Below is a window of Lacibacter sp. H407 DNA.
CCTTCTCGTATGATTCTTTAGCAGTTTCAACAGGTAATGCAATGCTTACAGGAAACGCTTTATCAGCAATTGCTCCTGAAGGATAACCCTGTGCTTGCAGATCAACACCGTTCTTATTCTTTTTGGTCAATGCTTTATCGCCTTCCATGATGTTACCCTCAACAAACCACTGCCCTGTTCCTTTGCTGTTTTCTTTTTGATAAGATGCATTTACAAATTTTAATTCAGCTGCAGTTGCAGGACCGGGTTTGTAATAATTGTTAACGATGTTCACCTGTGAAACTCCATCTGCAATATTTACTTCGCCACCGTAAGCAGCATTGGCATTACCCCAGTTATAAATAATATTATTGCGGTAGTCGACCAATGCAATGGTATCATGTGCACGTGCACCATTGAAGCGTACTGTACGACTGTTAAGATGCGCCAATAAATTATGATGATAGCTTGCGTATTGTCCACCCCAGACACCACCGTATGAACGATGTCCTTTCTGATGACCTGCTTCATATAAGCCTTCACTTACAATACACCATTGCACGGTAACATTTTTTGTATCGTACATCGCTGCGCATTCTTCATTGGCCCAACTGAAACTGCAATGATCGATAATTACATCATGACAGTTCTCCATATCAAAACCATACAAGCCTGTTTTTAACGTACCACCGGGTCGTGAGCGGATATAACGAATAATGATATTACCATGATTGCCTTTGGAAGAAGCACCATTTAAAATGAGTGATTGATTTTTTAAACAGATCCCATCGCCGGGAGCGGTTTGTCCGGCAATAGTGAGATTAGAACGTTTGATCTGAATTTTTGATTGCAGTTCAATAATTCCTGATACATGAAAGATGACTGTCAACGGTTCGCCGGGAAATTGTTCCAATGCCCAGCGGAAACTTCCTTCGCCACTATCGTTCAAATTGGTTACGGCAATTACTTTACCACCTCTTCCACCTGTTGCATATTTACCGAAACCTTCTGCACCGGGAAAAGCTATTTGTTGTGCTGCTAAAGATTGAGCAAAAAATAAACAGACAAGTATGATCACTGATTGTTTCTTCATTACGATTCGTTCTTAAAAAATTAAAACAATTCATTTGGCTTGATGCCGCCTTTCTCACAACTGATATAAGCAGCTTCTGTGCAAGCCATGGTATGAATGCAATCTTCCACAGCATTGTCAGGTTTCTCAATTTTTCCTGCAGCGGCCAGCATCAGTTGTTCCATGCTGCCTATGAAAGCATGCGGAAACCAGCTGCCTTCAATTTTCTTTTCCTGCCATTGCGGCTCTATGCCTTCCTCCAAAAACACATATTCAAAATTGTCGGCTTCTCCACGAGGATAATTGATGAGTGCACCAAAGTTGATGAGCACTGCACCTTTTGTTCCTTCAAACTTTATATAGGATTGTTGTTTTGGTGTTCCGTAATTATGGCAATGATTGGTGAGAATGTTTGCTCTTGTCATGTCACCATAATCCATAATGATATTGCTGCGTACCGATGCAAGCGCAGGCATACTCGGATGCTTGGTTGATTTTGCATACACCGATTTTGGATTACCCAGTATATGACGAACGAGATCGATGTAATGAATGCTGTGATAAAGAATCTCCACTCTTGGTGAAGTCATTAAGAAATCCCACAAATGCCAGGGCGTGTACACGTTGACGTTTACTTCAATATCGTTGATCTCACCAAGCAATCCATCACTGATCATTTGCTTCACTTCAAGAATATAGGGTGCATAACGCAATTGAAAATTAACAGCAGCATTCAACTTCTTCTCTTTGCAAATCGATAATATCTTTTTTGCTGCATCCAGATCTTCGCCCATCGGCTTTTGCAATAATACAGCAGAGCCATCAGGTATTTGTTCTAACAAAGGAATCAATGCAGGACCGGGTACGGCAATATCAATGATCGCATTTGCCGGCAATTGCTTCAACAGCGCTTCCGGACTTTCAAATACTTTTTTAATACCAAAACGTTCAGCAGTTGTTTTTGCTTTATCCGGATCAATATCACAAATGCCCTGCACATGAAAACCACCCAGCATATAAGCAGGCAGGTGTGCAGTATTTACAATCCCGCCGGCGCCAATAATATAAATTGGTAATTGTGCAGAAGCGATATCTCTTTGATGATTCGTCATACGGCCCCTCCTAACCTCCCCTTCGGTGAGGAAATCATAGCACAGCCCTCGCTACTTGAATATTTTGAGTAAATACAATTTCTCATCGTTCATTTCAATTTGTCAGTCTGAACTTTCAGGTTCGTAAGCCCCTCCTTTGGAGGGGTTTGGGGAGGCTCCTCTCCCAGTTTGTTTCCTTGCGTTAGTAGTAAAACAGCAGTGATCAAAATAATAATAGCAACGGCCAATAAGCGAATAGTTTTGCCACTGCTGTTTTTCCATTCTTTCAACATTAAACCTGTTACTGCACTTAACAACACCAGCAAGATCATGTGAATGGCCCAACTACTGAACTCATATTTGCCCATACGCACATGACCAAGACCATAAAAGAAAAATTGTCCGTACCATAACATACCTGTTAAGATCGACATGAGATAATTCATTCCCAATCCATTCTCGCCTGTTGTTTTATACTCGCCAAATGTTTTTTCTTTTCGGTGCAGATACAAGCAGTATAACAAGGTACTGATGAATGCACCTGAATTAGAAAAAATATAAATCACATTTCCCTGGAAATTTCCTGCGCCATATTTAGCAGCCACGTCAGCAATTGGCTGTCCTTGATTCAGAGAGAAGCCATATAATGCTGATAACACACCTGCCAATAAACAAAGTGGCAATCCTTTCGCCAATGAGAAAGCAGATTCTGTCTTCAACTGCTTTTCAATGTCTTTTTCTTTACTTCTGCCTGCCAAACCACAAACTGCAATACCAATTGCTCCCATGGTAACACCGCTGATGAGATAACCTGCACCTGTTCCGGAAAGAATAGTTCCTAACGTTCCTGCAACCATTGGTGGCAACAACGTACCCAACACACAACTGATACCAACAGAGATTGCATAGGTCAATGAAAAACCAACATAGCGAATGGCAATACCAAATGCAGTTCCACCAACACCATAAGCAATACCCAAAACGAATGAACGTTGCATGGCAGATGCAGGTGCTTCTTTTATTACGCTAACGATTTCAGGAATGGTGATATACGCAACGAGTAATGGCAACAATAACCAACACACTGCTGCCTGTGCCAGCCAATAAGTTTGCCAGCTCCATCCTTTTACTTTTCGTTGCGGTGTATAACAGAGCGAAGCGCTTGAAGCGCCGACAGCATGAAACAAAACTCCGTTAATTACTTCCATATTCTTATGCAGATGGGTTAAAAGGAATAAAAGTTTGCAGCATTGGAATAAAATATTTTATCTGCTGCATTATCATCAACCAAATCGTGAATTACTTGCTTGTAGTTTTTCCAGGTGTTGCTGTAAGAATCGGCCAATAATGAAACGGGCCAATCGCCACCCATGAAACATCGGTCGGTTCCAAACTGCTCTATTGCAAAGCCAACATAAGGTTTAATATCATCGTCTGTCCATTGATCGCCTTTTTGTGCAGTTAATCCAAGTCCTGAAATTTTTGCATAAAAATTTTTATGCTTTGCTGCTTCTTTCATCAACTCACCCCATCTTCCAAATTTTTCTTTTGTTGCAATAGGTGGCTGATTCAAATGATCGAACACCATTCTTAACTCCGGAACTTTTGCTGCCACCTGTAATGCAGTTTCAATATGCTCAGGGAAAATACCTACCACATCGTAAGGAATATTGTGATCGGCTAATATCTGCAGACTATTGATCACTTCAGGTTGCAACAACCACTTCGGATCACGTTCATCATGTATCAAATGACGAACTCCTTTGAAATAATTTTCTTTTCCGTATTTCTTTTGCAGTGCTTTTAATGTAGCATCGGGATTGATCAACGGTAACCATCCAACAATACCGGCGATCCAATCTGTATTCACCGCCACATGCAACATCCAATCTGTATCTTCAAAATTATTGGCAGCCTGTACAAGAATACCTTTTGTAATTCCGCTGGTATTTCGATCATGTTCCAGCTCTTCAATACTATACGTACGATTGAGTATAGATGTGTTGCCTTCTAACCATACATATTCTGCACGGTTAAAATCCCAAATATGTACATGTGTATCAGCAAGCCTCATTCTTTTCAAATGATCATTTAATAACGGTCTGCAATTGTTCTGTTATGCCGAATCGATAGTCAATTTCCTTATTGTGCTCACCCAACAATGGTGCACCTTTGCCCGCTGCCAGTATTTCACCATCCACTTTTATCGGACAGCGTGTAGTGGTTACCGATAGTCCGTTACTTGTTTTCACCGTTACTTCCATTTCGAGTGAACGGTAACCTTCCTGCTTCACCAACCCATCGTAATCCATTACCGCCGCACACCAAATATCTGCCTTCTCCAAAATACTGAGCCACTCTGCTGATGGTCTTGTTGTTAAATGACCTGCCAGTATCAATTTAATTTCATCACGTTTTGCAAACCAATCGTTGCTGTTGATGAAATCTTTCAACGGCTCACATTCCAGCAGCTTTGCCAGCGTTGGAATATTGGTCATTGCTAATGCAATGTAATCATCATTTGTTTTATAAATACCATACGGCGCTGCTATGTATGCATGGGCACTATTTACTGCTCCACGCACCGGTAATTGTCGTCCATCGTTGTAATAACAGGTTAACACTTCGAACTGAAAATCCAGGATACTTTCCAGCATACTCACCTGCACCAATGCACCTTCACCATTTACAGCTTTTTGGTATAATGCTGCTAATATTCCTTGCGCAATATGCGTGCCTGCCATGATATCCACCACGGCAACACCCATTGGCGTGGGACTTTCATCAATATTATTGCTGAGCCAGGTTAAGCCTGAAACAGATTGCAGTAACAGATCCTGTCCCGGCAGATCTTTCCACGGACCTTCTACACCATAACCACTGATCTCTGCATACACCACATCAGGCTTGATCAGTTTTACAGATTCATAATCCAAACCAATACGTTCCATCACACCGGGGCGAAAATTATGCATCACCACATCGGCTTTTGCAATCAGTTGTTTTACTTTTTCGAGATCGTTGGGGTTCTTTAAATCAGCCGCATAGCTTTGTTTGTTGCGGTTGATGGCATGAAAAATGGTTGACTCACCTTCGATCATCACATCGCTTACGTACAACTCACGACAAATATCGCCGCTGCCCGGTCGTTCGATCTTGATCACCTGTGCACCCATATCTGCCAATCGCAAAGCCGCAGAAGGCCCCGACAAGAACTGGCTGAAATCGATCACTAATATGTCTTCTAAAAGTTTCATTGTTTAATTGTGAATTGTGAATGGTCAATGGTGAATATCAGTTCATAACATCACCCGTAACACATAACACTTAACTTATAACTTCTAACTCTTTCCTTATCTTCTCGTTCTGCTCACCTAGTTGAGGCGCTGCTTTATCAGCAGTTAACAATTGTCCGTTGAAGCGTATCGGGCACCTTGTTGTAACAATTGTTTTACCTCCTGCATGAATAGTTTGTTCCATTTGCAATGCATTGTATGCAGGATGGTCTGTCATCTCATCCCAATTCAATACTTCCATGGCCCACAGTCCGGCTTCCTGCAATGCAGCCAACCAGTAAGCAGTTGTTTCTGTTTGCAGATGCTCAACCAACACTGTTTTTATTTCATCACGCAATGCGAACGCATCTTCTTTCGAAAAATATTTCAATGCACCGCAATGAATTGTATCGGCCAACACATGAATATCGATCATCGCTAATGCGATATAGCTGTCTTTTGTTTGATAAATTCCATACGGCGCACTTAACAATGGCTGACCGTTTGCAACCTTGCTTCGTTGCGGTTGTTCTTTATTGGCAAAATAGGTAGTGAGTAATTCAAATTGAAAATCGAGTAATGTTTCCATCAAACTCACTTCGATCAACGCACCCTTTCCGGTTTTTGAACGACGGATCAATCCACCTAATATTCCTTGTACCAATTGAGAGCCTGCAAGAATATCAGCAATCGAAATACCAAATGGTACAGGACCGTTTGTTCCGTTGCCTGTGGTATATGCTAAGCCTGTTATTGATTGTAATAGCAGATCTTGTCCGGGTTTGTTTTTCCACGGACCTTTCTTTCCGTAACCTGAAATTTCTGCATAGATCAATCGTGGATTGATCTGTTGAACTGTGTTGTAATCAAGTCCGTTCTTTCCCATTACATCGGGACGGAAATTATGGATCAACACATCGCTCTTTGCAATGAGTTTTTTGATAATAGAAATGTCTTCAGGATTTTTCAGATCAGCAGTAAAACTTTCTTTATTACGATTAATGGTATGAAACAACAGCGAGTTATCATCAACCCACAAATCTTTGATGGCTAATTTTCTTCCAGCATCACCTGTTTTTGGTCGCTCAATTTTTATAACTCGTGCACCAAGATCGGCCAAACGCAATGCCGCCGACGGTCCGGATAAATATTGGCTGAACTCCAGCACCACAACTCCATTTAATGGCAATCCACTCATGCTGTAACTACAGTTTGTTTTGAAATACTTTGCTGATATAGTTTATTCATTTCCTGTAATGCTTTTACCGGATCACCATCATACTCCAGGCAATCCTGCAGCGGATCGCCTGCATGATCCTGGAAATGCAGGTAACCATTGTAACGTGGACGCATATAACCATTGTCCATGACAGGTAATACCTGCGTAAAAAAGTAATTGGTTAGATGATTAGCTGTTGGGTCTGTCCATGCATTGCGATGACCGGGTTGGCCACCATGTTGCACATACATTGTTTGCTGACATTCACCCGATGTAACCATCGCTGCAAAATCAACTGCCACTTCTTTATGTTTACTGAAAGCAGAAACAGAAATTCCTGTTCCTCCAATAGTTGTTCTTAATTTCTTTCCATTGAATGAAACAACATCGGCATAGTGTAACAAATGTTGTGCATAGCCTTTGCGAGCATAGTTGGAATAACCATATGCAAACGGACAATAGAGGTAATCGTTTGTTGTACTCATTAACTCTGCCACTGCAATAGGATTACGGCTGAACATTTTTTTATCCACCACGCTATACAACTGCTTCATTGTTTCAATTGCCTTGATGCCTGTTGCTTCGTCAATTACTTCTTCTTCATTTTGAAAAGGCTCTGTGCCATTTGCAATGCAGAATGTATAAAAGTTCATCAACAGATCAATAGGTATTGCAGGCACGGCAACTTTTCCTTCTTTTGCCAAATCCAATACATCGTTCCATGTTTGCGGTACGTTGGTAAGTAAATCTTTACGATAGCTGGCTGAAGGTGTTGCTGCATCAATCGCTAAAGCCCATTGCTTATTATTATAGTTATAGCTGATATGCGATAGCCCAACAGAGTTAGTTTGCTGATCCCTTAAATAATCAGCAGATAAATATTCATTCAAAGGCAACACACAATTGGTTGCATCTGCACAACCCACCCACGGATGATCGATAATGAGCAGATCATATTCTTTTGTCAATTCTTCAATAGGGAAATCAGCAAACTCCTGGAGTGTACGTTTCTTCCAACGTATTTCCACATTAGGATGTAATTCAGAATAACGTTGTGAAACTGCAAGCAAAGGAGTTATTCCACGGCTATGCCCCCACGTTATACCATTCAATACAATCTTTTGCATGCTTAACTGTTTGCTTTTTTAACCATGAGAATATGTTCGCACAGCATCACTAATTCGTTTTGCTGATTGAAACATTCCACCAATTCTGTTACTAACCCGTATTCAGGTTTCTTATGATCTTTCAACTCTTTTATGGTTACTGTTACTTTGATCGTGTCGTTAATAAACACTGGTTTAATAAAACGCAGGCGTTCATAACCATAGGTCATGCTTACTTCGTTTACAAAATCAGCGGTGAGGCCAATGGCCACGGTGAAGATGAGTGTGCCATGTGCAATGCGTTTTTTAAACGGCTGGCCTTTACACCACTCTTCATCCATATGATGGGGGAAAAAATCACCTGACTGACCGGCATGGATCACAATATCCGTTTCGGTAATGGTTCTGCCTTTTGTTTGGCGAACATCATTGAGTTTAAATTCCTCGAAATACTTCTGTATAAACATAGCTGGCTGCAATCAGTTTTTATACCAACAGGTTGGTTTCAAAAATGGCAAAATCACCCGTTTAATCCGAAGTTCAAGGTATAACAGCCTGTCGGGGTGTTCAATGGAAGGTTTTACTGATTTGATGGATTATTTTCCCACAGAGAGAATTTGAGAGAAATATAAAAGCTCCTTGTCAAAAGAGTTTAACAAGTCGGGATGACTGGATTCGAACCAGCGACCTCTTCGTCCCGAACGAAGCACGCTACCGGACTGCGCTACATCCCGATCGGGATATAAAATTATTTATTTTTCGCTTGAATCATAAATACGCCTGGCACCGGACGTTGTCCTTCTTTATCACTTGGCTTGATCGTTTCTTTCCCATTCACCAACATGGTGCTGCTGCCGCCGCCATCAAGATTCAATGCTTCTACACAACCAAGATCAAGCAACAGTTTTGCCAATTGCGTTAACGATGCTCCCTCTGCAACACCCGGCATACGACCTTGCACAACCAGAATAATGAGTTTACCATCTGTAGTATAACCCATGGCTGTACGTGGATGTTTATCGTCGATAGCTTTTCCAATAAACATGCGTTCTTGATTGTTACTCACTGCAACTTTTCCGTTTTGAATCAATGCCGGACCGCCTGCAATAGCTGTTTGCATTTTCCATTTTACTGATTGATGCAGCAATTCTTTCCTAAATACCGTTGAGGATGAATCTTTATAAAAACCCGGCACCTGTTGAAATGCTTTTGCAAAACGTTTTGATGAATCAGTATACAACCAAGCCACATCTGCTTTTCTTTTTTTACTGATGCCAATGCCTGAACGAAACGTATGCATATACATCAATGTATCTTTTCCTTTCAATGCAGTTGTATGTACATTGTACGATACAAGTTTTCCATTTTTTATAACCGCATTCAAATTCCTGTTCGTAGCAAAATCAAAAAAAGTTCCATTCACTACCAGCAATGGTTGTTGATTCCGTTCATAAAACTGTTGTGGTGTAAAGCGGCGGTTGTACGTTGTATCAGTTGTGAAGTTCAGTTTCCTGTCTTTCAAATCAGCAATTACATAGTACGCAATATTGGCTTTGCCATCAATTGCATCCGTTGTTCGAAACACATGCACAGTTGATGGTAACGATCCGTACAGTGAATCAACATTCTGCCATTGCACTTGCGCTAAACAAAAAGGAGCAGATGTTACCAACAACACTGCTCCAAGGAATATTTTTTTCATAAAAATCTATGCAATAAAATTTGCTTTCTCTTCTTCCCATTTGGCTCGGCCATAACCGGGAACCACATGCTTTTCACTATGATAACTTGAACGTACCAACGGACCGCTCTCGACATAATCCAAACCAATGCTGTAACCAATTTCACGGTATTCTTTAAACTCGTCGGGATGAACAAAACGTTGTACAGCTAAATGTTTTTTGGTTGGTTGCAGATATTGACCGATCGTTACCACATCCACGCCGTTATTCTTCAAATCATTCAACGTCTGGATCACTTCTTCTTTTGTTTCACCCAAACCTAACATGATGCCACTCTTCACCCGCATTCCGTTTTCTTTCAAGTAACGTAGCACATCCATACTACGCCAGTATTTCGCCTGTATACGTACTTGTCGTGTCAAACGTTCAACGGTTTCAATGTTATGTGATACAACTTCAGGATGTGCTTCTACTACCCGTTGTACATTTTCCATCTGTCCTTTAAAATCAGGAATCAGTGTTTCCAATGTTGTATCAGGATTCAATGCTTTTACTGCACGGATGGTATTGTACCAGATGATACTGCCACCGTCTTTGATCTCATCACGGTCAACAGAAGTGAGTACTGCGTGCTTCACCTTCATTAAATGAATGGCTTCGGCTACACGTTGCGGTTCGTCCCAATCAACCGGATCGGGCTTACCGGTAGCAACTGCACAAAAGCCACAGCTTCTGGTGCAGGTATTACCTAATATCATAAAGGTGGCCGTTCCTTCACCCCAGCACTCGCCCATATTCGGGCAATTGCCGCTTTCGCAAATGGTATGAAGTTTATGAGTATCTACGAGATTACGTACGTTCTTGTAAGATTCACCGATAGGCAAGCGTACCCGCAGCCAATCCGGTTTTTTTGGTTTCTGCTCTGCGGCAGCTTCATTCACTACAATTTCCTGCATAATTTCAACTAAATGAGGAGCAAAGTTAGGCTACTTTCGTTTACCAAAAAGAAGGGAGATATACCCGTTGAAAAACACTTGCTGACTGGGGTTTAGCAGCATGATCTCCACTTTCCGTGAATATGCTTCAATGTTCAACCCTATTTCAATGGCCGCTACGGTTTCATTAAAACGTCCGTAATCGAACCGGAGAGCTGCTTTTGCATGTACACCGGGAATGACTTTCATTTCGCCCCAGCCCTTCCGTAAGCCCGTGCCGGATATGATATTACCAGGCGCAAGAAAAGCAGCACTGTCTTCAGTAGAATATTTAATATCTCTTGTGCCATCGGGGCCCCCATTGTCCACTACCCTAACATAATAGGGTCTTTCCAACCCTATTGCTAATCCACCACCATAAATTGAATAAATGGCAACACCATTCTTATTGGTTTTTCCACCAATCATGCGTTGTTGACCGTATGACAATTTTGCCTGATAAAAACTATTTCGTTTTCCGTAAACATAAGGTGTACCAAAAAAAGTAAACCCACCTCCGGCCGGTATCTGCAATGATTTTTTCTGTTCTTTCGTATGTCGTTTTTCGTTGATTTCGATTGAAAAAAAGTTAGCCAGCTTGGGAGTTTTCATGTATGCTTTTTCATACATCAAACCCAACCCATCTGTATTTAAGCGGATCCCAAATACACTCTGTTTATTAAAAATCAGCGCCCCTTCTTCCTGCTGCCGGATGAGGTTATCAATTTTCTGACGGCGTTCTTCTTTCTTGGCATCACGCTCTGTTCTACGCTCACTTTTTTCCTGGGCAAACGATCCAACAGCCAGTACAACGAAACAAACGTTCAGGATAATTCTTTTCACAAGCCTTGTATTATTGTTTGAGAGTAAATTTACAGATTAAAACGATAGATGCGACATTGTGGTATCTTGCCAGCCGAAACTTCACAAATAAATTAACAGGATATGACTTCTTCCATTGTTTATAAAGGTGAATTGCGAACAGAAGCTGTTCACCTCCACAGCCAATCAACCATTGAAACAGATGCTCCGCTCGATAACCAGGGAAAAGCTGAACGTTTTTCTCCTTCCGACCTTGTTGCCACGGCTTTGGGCAGTTGTATGCTCACCATTATGGGTATTAAAGCAAGAGATATGCAGCTTGACCTCACCGGTGTAAAAATCGATATTCAGAAACACATGATATCAGACCCACGCCGTATTGGTGGAGTGGATGTAATTTTTTATTTCCCTGACCATATAAAGTTGGATGAAAAACAAAAAACAATTTTAAAAAATGCCGCACTGGCCTGCCCTGTTGCAAAAAGTATTCACCCGGATATTGAACAGCGTGTAGAGTTTAACTGGTAATTGTTTTTTTTAAAAGACTGTTCCCGATGGCACAATGCAAACATCGCTTTGCATCGCAATAATTTTTCTTGAGATACAGTAATGCCTGCGAATCAAAAGCTGATTGATGCGTTACCCCAATGGATTCCCATTGTTGTGTAATACTGTTTTGTTCTTTTTTCATTTGCTGCAGCCATTGTACCGCTTTTTCTTTTGTCGGCTCATCTTTGTGTTGAACCGCATAAACAAAAAGAACAGGAATAATACAGTTGATCAGTAAATTATCGACCATTGTTTTGCCTAATTGCTTTTTTCGAAAAGCCGACGGTTCATTGAGCAGATAATGATAATGCCAATAATCATTTGCGGTAACAGCCAACATCGTTCGGATGGCATCAATCGTTTTTGCTTCCAGCACTTTTGAAAACAAATGACTTGATTGATGAACTAACATCGCCAACTGTGCCAAACGAATGGTTGGAAAATTAGACGGGCGCATCCGCAAAAAATGCAGATGATGGCTCACCGGTTTCAGTTCATATTTTTTCTGCAGAAACCGATATTCTTTTTGCAACATCACCGGATAATCTTCTGTAAATTTTTCATTGAGCAAACCTGCCTGACCCATTAACATTGCTTCAACCTGGTGAATTTGTTTTTTATGTTTGGCCAACAATGTAACAGGAATGGTTTGTGCCACTGCTTCAAACGCATCGGCATTTAATGGTGTTCCAAAACTACGTGCAAGAAATTGCCAAAAAGTTTCTTCCCAATGTTGTTTTGTTTTGTTCAGAATGCCGGTAATATGTTCGCTTTTTTGTTGCAACCGTTCAGCGATCATCCGTTCTTTCCAACTGCTCCACACAATTTCATTTACATCCTTTGCCTGTTTTGCACAGGGAATGAATGTGTCCTGCAACATAAATTGTTCATAGCGTTGCAGCAGTGATGTTGAAATACGATCTTTCAATTCAAGTACCGGTATACCATTCACTTTCTTTTGATCATGTTCGTACACCACATGCAGAATAATGTTTTGATAATGCGGATCGTTTGTGTGG
It encodes the following:
- a CDS encoding pectate lyase, with amino-acid sequence MKKQSVIILVCLFFAQSLAAQQIAFPGAEGFGKYATGGRGGKVIAVTNLNDSGEGSFRWALEQFPGEPLTVIFHVSGIIELQSKIQIKRSNLTIAGQTAPGDGICLKNQSLILNGASSKGNHGNIIIRYIRSRPGGTLKTGLYGFDMENCHDVIIDHCSFSWANEECAAMYDTKNVTVQWCIVSEGLYEAGHQKGHRSYGGVWGGQYASYHHNLLAHLNSRTVRFNGARAHDTIALVDYRNNIIYNWGNANAAYGGEVNIADGVSQVNIVNNYYKPGPATAAELKFVNASYQKENSKGTGQWFVEGNIMEGDKALTKKNKNGVDLQAQGYPSGAIADKAFPVSIALPVETAKESYEKVLKYAGAIFPKRDATDERVVNETRTATASGKGSFGKPGIIDSPLAVGGWAEYKSVPAPVDTDNDGMPDAWETKKGLNPNDASDGNKKDASGFTMLEIYLNELVEVK
- a CDS encoding Gfo/Idh/MocA family protein, which gives rise to MTNHQRDIASAQLPIYIIGAGGIVNTAHLPAYMLGGFHVQGICDIDPDKAKTTAERFGIKKVFESPEALLKQLPANAIIDIAVPGPALIPLLEQIPDGSAVLLQKPMGEDLDAAKKILSICKEKKLNAAVNFQLRYAPYILEVKQMISDGLLGEINDIEVNVNVYTPWHLWDFLMTSPRVEILYHSIHYIDLVRHILGNPKSVYAKSTKHPSMPALASVRSNIIMDYGDMTRANILTNHCHNYGTPKQQSYIKFEGTKGAVLINFGALINYPRGEADNFEYVFLEEGIEPQWQEKKIEGSWFPHAFIGSMEQLMLAAAGKIEKPDNAVEDCIHTMACTEAAYISCEKGGIKPNELF
- a CDS encoding L-rhamnose/proton symporter RhaT, which translates into the protein MEVINGVLFHAVGASSASLCYTPQRKVKGWSWQTYWLAQAAVCWLLLPLLVAYITIPEIVSVIKEAPASAMQRSFVLGIAYGVGGTAFGIAIRYVGFSLTYAISVGISCVLGTLLPPMVAGTLGTILSGTGAGYLISGVTMGAIGIAVCGLAGRSKEKDIEKQLKTESAFSLAKGLPLCLLAGVLSALYGFSLNQGQPIADVAAKYGAGNFQGNVIYIFSNSGAFISTLLYCLYLHRKEKTFGEYKTTGENGLGMNYLMSILTGMLWYGQFFFYGLGHVRMGKYEFSSWAIHMILLVLLSAVTGLMLKEWKNSSGKTIRLLAVAIIILITAVLLLTQGNKLGEEPPQTPPKEGLTNLKVQTDKLK
- a CDS encoding amidohydrolase family protein; this encodes MRLADTHVHIWDFNRAEYVWLEGNTSILNRTYSIEELEHDRNTSGITKGILVQAANNFEDTDWMLHVAVNTDWIAGIVGWLPLINPDATLKALQKKYGKENYFKGVRHLIHDERDPKWLLQPEVINSLQILADHNIPYDVVGIFPEHIETALQVAAKVPELRMVFDHLNQPPIATKEKFGRWGELMKEAAKHKNFYAKISGLGLTAQKGDQWTDDDIKPYVGFAIEQFGTDRCFMGGDWPVSLLADSYSNTWKNYKQVIHDLVDDNAADKIFYSNAANFYSF
- a CDS encoding CaiB/BaiF CoA transferase family protein, whose translation is MKLLEDILVIDFSQFLSGPSAALRLADMGAQVIKIERPGSGDICRELYVSDVMIEGESTIFHAINRNKQSYAADLKNPNDLEKVKQLIAKADVVMHNFRPGVMERIGLDYESVKLIKPDVVYAEISGYGVEGPWKDLPGQDLLLQSVSGLTWLSNNIDESPTPMGVAVVDIMAGTHIAQGILAALYQKAVNGEGALVQVSMLESILDFQFEVLTCYYNDGRQLPVRGAVNSAHAYIAAPYGIYKTNDDYIALAMTNIPTLAKLLECEPLKDFINSNDWFAKRDEIKLILAGHLTTRPSAEWLSILEKADIWCAAVMDYDGLVKQEGYRSLEMEVTVKTSNGLSVTTTRCPIKVDGEILAAGKGAPLLGEHNKEIDYRFGITEQLQTVIK
- a CDS encoding CaiB/BaiF CoA transferase family protein, translating into MSGLPLNGVVVLEFSQYLSGPSAALRLADLGARVIKIERPKTGDAGRKLAIKDLWVDDNSLLFHTINRNKESFTADLKNPEDISIIKKLIAKSDVLIHNFRPDVMGKNGLDYNTVQQINPRLIYAEISGYGKKGPWKNKPGQDLLLQSITGLAYTTGNGTNGPVPFGISIADILAGSQLVQGILGGLIRRSKTGKGALIEVSLMETLLDFQFELLTTYFANKEQPQRSKVANGQPLLSAPYGIYQTKDSYIALAMIDIHVLADTIHCGALKYFSKEDAFALRDEIKTVLVEHLQTETTAYWLAALQEAGLWAMEVLNWDEMTDHPAYNALQMEQTIHAGGKTIVTTRCPIRFNGQLLTADKAAPQLGEQNEKIRKELEVIS
- a CDS encoding ABC transporter substrate-binding protein, which gives rise to MQKIVLNGITWGHSRGITPLLAVSQRYSELHPNVEIRWKKRTLQEFADFPIEELTKEYDLLIIDHPWVGCADATNCVLPLNEYLSADYLRDQQTNSVGLSHISYNYNNKQWALAIDAATPSASYRKDLLTNVPQTWNDVLDLAKEGKVAVPAIPIDLLMNFYTFCIANGTEPFQNEEEVIDEATGIKAIETMKQLYSVVDKKMFSRNPIAVAELMSTTNDYLYCPFAYGYSNYARKGYAQHLLHYADVVSFNGKKLRTTIGGTGISVSAFSKHKEVAVDFAAMVTSGECQQTMYVQHGGQPGHRNAWTDPTANHLTNYFFTQVLPVMDNGYMRPRYNGYLHFQDHAGDPLQDCLEYDGDPVKALQEMNKLYQQSISKQTVVTA
- a CDS encoding MaoC family dehydratase; protein product: MFIQKYFEEFKLNDVRQTKGRTITETDIVIHAGQSGDFFPHHMDEEWCKGQPFKKRIAHGTLIFTVAIGLTADFVNEVSMTYGYERLRFIKPVFINDTIKVTVTIKELKDHKKPEYGLVTELVECFNQQNELVMLCEHILMVKKANS